A DNA window from Pleuronectes platessa chromosome 19, fPlePla1.1, whole genome shotgun sequence contains the following coding sequences:
- the psmd5 gene encoding 26S proteasome non-ATPase regulatory subunit 5, translated as MAASIDSLLEEISAVEDPIEELQGLRTALLSLPVSALRDAVSGTRLDVIFSLLNSNHREQVELCVDILERILIALSPEHLAQNYRVELQAGLNHPNEKVKILALTQIGRMMAHPDAVTKILNNHDILQALIHCIRDEKMAVAKQAIQSLTKLSHSKSGLDKLFHSELLNVMKEVMATSDIVRYRLYELVVEIASVSPISLGYCASSSLMSQLLSELTGNDVLIRATAIEMVTTLAHSQHGRQYLAQQGIMDKFSNMIRGADTDPLSSLYLPGLVKFFGNLAIADSPQQVCETYPAFQNKVFEMALDPDAAVIGVALDTLGLLGATVEGKQVLQKTGEKFKAVLLRMSKLAGSGAMELRVRSLGAISQLLTLEPEHQTEDLLALTESWFHLLSKQPIEMIRTISTQPFPELHCGAMRIFTAIAIQPWGQRLMVSTPGFMEFILDRSMGRTKEAKDSKFELVGSLLSSSTAAAILGSQHYIRLRTYLREGAYHVTAVATVSTEGAE; from the exons ATGGCCGCGTCCATAGACAGTTTACTGGAGGAGATCTCCGCGGTTGAAGACCCTATAGAGGAGCTGCAGGGTCTGAGAACAGCGCTGCTGTCTCTGCCTGTGAGCGCCCTGAGAGACGCAGTGAGCGGGACGCGCCTCGAtgtcattttctctctgttaaACTCGAACCACAG GGAGCAGGTCGAACTGTGTGTTGACATCCTTGAACGCATCCTGATAGCGCTCAGCCCTGAGCACCTGGCACAGAACTACAGAGTGGAGCTGCAAGCAGGTCTGAACCATCCTAATGAAAAAGTCAAGATACTCGCCTTGACACAG ATTGGCAGAATGATGGCGCACCCCGACGCTGTCACTAAAATCCTCAACAACCATGACATCCTTCAAGCGCTCATCCACTGCATTAGAGATGAGAAAATGGCTGTGGCAAAACAG GCCATTCAGTCCCTGACTAAACTGAGTCACTCCAAGTCTGGATTAGACAAATTGTTCCACAGCGAGCTGCTGAATGTCATGAAGGAAGTGATGGCCACAAGTGACATTGTCAGATACAGATTGTACGAG CTGGTGGTGGAAATCGCATCTGTTTCTCCCATTTCTCTTGGTTACTGCGCCAGCAGCAGCCTCATGTCTCAGCTCCTCAGTGAACTAACTGGAAACGACGTTTTGATCAG GGCCACAGCCATAGAGATGGTGACCACTCTAGCCCACAGTCAGCACGGTCGGCAGTATCTGGCCCAGCAGGGTATCATGGACAAGTTCTCCAACATGATCAGAGGAGCAGACACAGACCCCTTGTCCTCCCTCTACCTGCCTG GTTTGGTGAAGTTCTTTGGGAACCTGGCCATCGCCGACAGTCCGCAGCAGGTGTGTGAAACCTACCCGGCTTTTCAGAACAAAGTGTTTGAGATGGCTCTGGACCCGGACGCTGCGGTGATCGGGGTCGCTCTGGACACTCTGGGTTTACTCGGAGCTACTGTAGAGGGAAAGCAGGTCCTGCAGAAAACAG GAGAAAAGTTCAAGGCCGTGCTGTTAAGAATGAGTAAGCTTGCGGGCTCTGGAGCTATGGAGCTGAGAGTGCGCAGCTTGGGGGCCATATCCCAACTTCTCACTCTAGAG ccAGAGCATCAGACAGAAGATCTTTTGGCCCTGACAGAGTCCTGGTTCCACCTTTTGTCTAAGCAGCCCATAGAGATGATCCGCACCATCAGCACTCAGCCTTTCCCAGAGCTGCACTGTGGTGCAATGAGGATTTTCACT gccaTTGCCATTCAGCCCTGGGGTCAGAGGCTAATGGTCAGCACTCCCGGATTCATGGAGTTCATTTTGGATCGTTCAATGGGACGCACTAAGGAGGCCAAGGACTCTAAGTTTGAACTGGTGGGGTCCCTCTTGTCTTCGTCGACAGCAGCAGCGATACTGGGCAGCCAGCATTACATCCGTCTGAGAACGTACCTCAGAGAAGGAGCTTACCATGTTACAGCGGTGGCCACAGTCAGCACAGAAGGAGCGGAATGA
- the LOC128425207 gene encoding beta-1,3-galactosyltransferase 9, with product MQCFLFKLRTHQWCFLLFNVLLFHALLFGADFVEEYLLQPSPAVYTDGTVVEVRERARKLDLSNARENVSQVYPITNPDACRNSDLFLLTLVFSSPANVTQREAVRRTWANQTLIQDFPVKVLFFVGSTQTSAAQETIMRESEHYGDMVQGHDVADSSLRGPSERTVLALRWVITFCPLARFVLLTENSVFVNLPAIGGYLLGLHRPPEDIYLGRVIQKDPPDRDPKSPSYLPLVLYPDKYLHEYCDGTAYVLSQDVVRKVYVASAAVRAPVRAAVFVGLCAHRAGVVPTHCARFSGEKHIPYNACCYHYLFSSAGMGNRELERVWADLGRKGGRCTLFKTYYGLVKCKALAYLDKLS from the exons ATGCAG TGCTTTCTGTTCAAGCTGCGTACCCACCAGTggtgtttcctcctcttcaacGTGCTGCTCTTCCACGCCTTGTTGTTTGGGGCCGACTTTGTCGAGGAGTACCTCCTGCAGCCCTCGCCTGCTGTCTACACCGATGGCACCGTTGTTGAGGTGAGGGAAAGAGCGAGAAAACTGGACCTGAGCAATGCCAGGGAGAACGTGTCCCAGGTCTACCCTATCACTAACCCTGATGCCTGCAGGAACTctgacctcttcctcctcacgctAGTCTTCAGCTCTCCAGCGAATGTCACCCAGCGAGAGGCAGTCAGGAGGACGTGGGCCAACCAAACTCTGATCCAAGACTTTCCCGTGAAGGTGCTGTTCTTCGTAGGATCTACTCAGACTTCTGCAGCACAGGAGACCATCATGAGAGAGTCTGAACACTATGGGGACATGGTGCAGGGTCATGACGTGGCTGATTCGTCCCTCCGGGGTCCATCAGAGAGGACGGTGCTGGCACTCCGCTGGGTCATCACCTTCTGTCCTCTGGCGCGATTTGTCCTGCTCACCGAGAACTCTGTGTTTGTCAATCTCCCTGCCATCGGAGGCTACCTGCTCGGGTTGCACAGGCCCCCTGAAGACATTTACCTAGGCAGGGTGATCCAGAAAGATCCACCTGATAGAGACCCCAAAAGTCCCAGCTACCTTCCCCTCGTTCTCTACCCTGACAAGTACCTGCATGAATACTGTGACGGGACGGCGTACGTTCTGTCCCAAGATGTGGTCCGAAAAGTGTACGTAGCCTCTGCGGCGGTTCGAGCTCCTGTgagagctgctgtgtttgtgggCCTTTGTGCTCACAGGGCTGGTGTGGTACCGACCCACTGCGCCAGGTTCTCAGGAGAAAAACACATCCCTTACAACGCCTGCTGCTACCACTACCTGTTCAGCTCAGCAGGGATGGGGAATCGTGAGCTGGAGAGAGTTTGGGCAGACCTAGGACGGAAGGGCGGAAGATGCACACTGTTCAAGACCTACTATGGCCTAGTGAAATGCAAGGCCCTCGCATACCTGGATAAACTGTCCTAA